One window of the Methanocaldococcus vulcanius M7 genome contains the following:
- a CDS encoding pyruvate ferredoxin oxidoreductase subunit gamma has translation MIEVRFHGRGGQGAVTAAQILAKASFYDGKFCQAFPFFGVERRGAPVMAFTRIDDKKITLRCQIYEPDYVIVQDPTLLESVNVVDGLKENGAVIINTVKEDLDLGYKTYTIDATGIALDVLGVPIVNTAMVGAFAGVTKLVSIESVKKAILDTFKGKLGEKNAKAAELAYNEMIKKYGK, from the coding sequence ATGATAGAAGTTAGGTTTCATGGGCGAGGAGGGCAAGGGGCAGTTACTGCTGCTCAAATTTTAGCAAAGGCCTCATTTTACGATGGAAAATTTTGCCAAGCGTTTCCGTTTTTTGGTGTTGAGAGAAGAGGAGCTCCAGTTATGGCATTTACAAGAATAGATGATAAAAAGATCACACTAAGATGTCAAATATATGAGCCGGACTATGTTATTGTCCAAGATCCTACACTTTTGGAGAGTGTGAATGTTGTTGATGGATTAAAGGAGAATGGGGCAGTTATTATAAATACCGTTAAAGAAGATCTGGATTTAGGATACAAAACCTATACAATAGACGCGACAGGGATAGCGTTAGATGTTTTAGGAGTTCCTATTGTTAATACTGCGATGGTTGGTGCTTTTGCAGGAGTTACAAAACTTGTTAGCATTGAATCAGTAAAAAAAGCAATTTTAGATACATTTAAAGGTAAATTAGGAGAAAAAAACGCAAAAGCAGCTGAATTGGCATACAACGAAATGATCAAAAAATATGGAAAATAA
- the csm3 gene encoding type III-A CRISPR-associated RAMP protein Csm3 — MENNNLTLKGKIILEGNIKLLTGMHIGGTKETLKIGGTDNPVIKDAFDNILIPGSSLKGKIRSLLEKKDGLYKHEKNSYIPCDCGECYICKIFGPHKSDNIKEPTRVIVRDAYLIPKEGKKQYEHLEVKAENIIDRVKGTAQHPRFTERVVKDSEFKFEVVFNVYKKDDIDLIKKFIEGMRLLEDDYLGGSGSRGYGKIKFESLKIVNKPKEYYEGKMKEVEPIPAKDLDDLIKKLNEIWNY; from the coding sequence ATGGAAAACAACAATTTAACCCTAAAAGGAAAAATAATCTTAGAAGGAAATATCAAACTACTAACAGGAATGCACATTGGCGGGACAAAAGAAACATTAAAAATTGGAGGAACCGATAACCCAGTTATTAAAGATGCATTTGATAATATATTAATCCCAGGAAGCTCTTTAAAAGGTAAGATTAGATCGTTATTAGAGAAAAAAGATGGATTATATAAACATGAGAAAAATAGCTATATCCCATGCGATTGTGGAGAATGTTATATTTGCAAAATATTTGGCCCGCATAAATCAGATAACATAAAAGAGCCCACAAGAGTTATAGTTAGAGATGCATACTTAATTCCAAAAGAAGGAAAAAAACAATACGAACATTTAGAAGTAAAGGCAGAAAACATAATCGATAGGGTAAAAGGAACCGCACAACACCCAAGATTTACAGAGAGAGTTGTAAAAGATAGTGAATTCAAATTTGAGGTTGTATTCAACGTGTATAAAAAAGATGATATTGATTTAATTAAAAAATTCATTGAAGGTATGAGATTGTTAGAGGATGATTATTTAGGAGGATCAGGAAGCAGAGGTTATGGAAAAATTAAATTTGAAAGTTTAAAAATTGTAAATAAACCAAAGGAATACTACGAAGGAAAAATGAAAGAAGTAGAACCAATACCTGCAAAGGACTTGGATGATTTGATAAAAAAATTAAATGAAATTTGGAATTATTAA
- the csm4 gene encoding type III-A CRISPR-associated RAMP protein Csm4, translating to MKKVVVLKPKINSKFHFGNLSLEESENILHSNSLFSAIVNNYVKLYGEDDLNSNIKNLKEIKLSSLLYKIKNIYLIPKPEHPRFYILKEKVNGVRPKDIKKIQFFSIKAYRDLLDGNLQWTEKNLKDIIDHQTINKSIVISKNEIEEIKKIFGIKAEKLKNTKINLISKQIEQKVAIDRLKETTLKMEGRGQLYNIEFIKLNENVEFYFLIDYNNEDKEFIKKLEASIKLIEDEGLGGKRSIGAGFFEKVEIVDLPKDFDEILDKNSKYNNLECKMLLGVGIPNKEDIKNIEYYKLIEIGGYIHSTSILTKPSNNLERGKKALTTPKRNILSLTEGSIVKNDFKGKVEEDLAPEGFEHKVYAHGKPILIPFGLKGDNNGS from the coding sequence ATGAAAAAGGTTGTGGTATTGAAACCAAAAATTAACAGTAAATTCCATTTTGGAAATCTAAGTTTAGAGGAAAGTGAAAATATACTACATTCAAACAGTTTATTTTCTGCGATTGTAAATAACTATGTTAAATTATATGGAGAAGATGATTTAAACAGTAATATTAAAAATCTAAAAGAAATTAAGTTATCCTCTCTTCTGTATAAGATAAAAAACATCTATTTAATTCCGAAGCCCGAACATCCAAGATTTTATATATTAAAAGAAAAAGTAAATGGAGTTAGACCAAAAGACATTAAAAAAATCCAATTTTTCTCGATAAAAGCATATAGGGACTTGTTAGACGGAAATCTTCAATGGACAGAAAAAAACTTGAAAGATATTATTGATCATCAAACAATAAACAAGAGCATTGTTATTTCAAAAAATGAAATTGAAGAAATAAAAAAAATTTTTGGTATAAAAGCAGAAAAACTAAAAAATACAAAGATCAATCTAATATCAAAACAAATAGAACAAAAAGTGGCAATAGATCGGCTTAAAGAAACTACCCTAAAAATGGAGGGCAGAGGACAACTCTACAACATCGAATTTATAAAACTAAATGAAAATGTTGAGTTCTATTTCTTAATTGATTATAATAATGAAGATAAAGAATTTATCAAAAAATTAGAGGCATCAATAAAATTAATAGAGGATGAGGGTTTAGGAGGTAAGAGAAGTATTGGAGCAGGATTTTTTGAGAAGGTTGAGATAGTTGATTTACCAAAGGACTTTGATGAAATATTGGATAAAAATTCAAAATACAACAATTTAGAATGTAAAATGCTCTTGGGAGTGGGAATTCCTAATAAAGAAGATATAAAAAATATTGAATATTACAAATTAATTGAAATTGGTGGCTACATACACTCAACAAGTATTTTAACAAAACCATCAAATAATTTAGAAAGAGGTAAAAAAGCTTTAACCACTCCAAAAAGGAATATTTTATCTTTAACTGAGGGTTCAATTGTGAAAAATGACTTTAAAGGAAAAGTTGAAGAAGATCTGGCACCTGAGGGTTTTGAACATAAGGTTTATGCCCATGGAAAACCTATACTAATTCCATTTGGATTAAAGGGGGATAACAATGGAAGTTAA
- a CDS encoding peptidase U32 family protein: protein MFSIPHPGDFESLKVIVNEIKKIKKYDKRARKERFEIYLGFSEFIGTGRATLHKPNFEELEEQIRYAKKNNLRMEVVINASCLGGTHLTANGISYINWIFNQLKNIGVECVALSDPYLVDLAKNNDLDVNVSCIALVDCLDKALFWDEKEVYAITLDSSINRHFDIIQEIKDNVNCKLKILVNEACLYKCPMRTQHFNFFSHANAQNIPALDDYYYNKCINLRIKNKELIIKSPFIRPEDLAHYEKMIDIFKISGRSHPIGWIKRVLLAYLKRKWDGNLMELLDCPRELQHFFYLDNKILNSAIKKWKTCNKRCSGCNFCKDLAEKALKVKN, encoded by the coding sequence TTGTTCTCAATTCCCCATCCTGGAGATTTTGAATCACTAAAAGTTATTGTAAATGAGATTAAAAAAATTAAAAAATACGATAAAAGAGCAAGAAAGGAGAGATTCGAGATATACTTGGGTTTTTCAGAGTTTATAGGAACTGGAAGAGCAACATTACATAAACCAAATTTTGAAGAGTTAGAAGAGCAAATAAGATATGCAAAGAAAAATAACCTTCGAATGGAAGTGGTTATAAACGCATCATGCCTTGGCGGAACACATCTAACCGCAAACGGCATATCATACATAAACTGGATCTTTAATCAACTAAAAAATATAGGCGTGGAGTGTGTCGCACTCTCCGATCCTTACTTAGTAGATTTAGCCAAAAACAACGATTTAGATGTTAATGTTTCGTGTATTGCACTGGTTGACTGTTTAGATAAAGCATTATTTTGGGATGAGAAAGAAGTTTATGCAATAACATTGGATAGTTCAATTAACAGGCATTTTGATATTATCCAAGAAATAAAAGATAATGTCAACTGTAAATTAAAAATACTGGTAAACGAAGCTTGTCTTTATAAATGTCCAATGAGGACTCAGCACTTTAACTTTTTCTCCCACGCAAATGCTCAAAACATCCCAGCGTTAGATGATTACTACTACAACAAATGTATAAACCTAAGAATTAAAAATAAAGAGTTAATAATAAAAAGCCCATTCATAAGACCAGAGGATTTAGCACACTACGAGAAAATGATTGATATATTTAAAATTTCTGGAAGGAGTCATCCAATTGGATGGATAAAAAGAGTTTTATTGGCTTACTTAAAGAGAAAATGGGATGGTAACTTAATGGAACTCCTCGATTGTCCAAGAGAATTACAACACTTCTTTTATTTGGATAACAAAATATTAAACTCTGCCATCAAAAAATGGAAAACTTGTAATAAAAGATGTAGTGGATGTAATTTCTGCAAAGATCTGGCAGAGAAAGCATTAAAGGTGAAAAATTGA
- a CDS encoding DUF5402 family protein, with product MSIKEKILEGREDIEKFFIKIIGREIFVPELDVFSSRCGCVGIMITVRGLFTDDVEIFQKQLVKKLEDLAKSFDINADWIFIRTLPGSDDVINIGVRELCNLCKEEYSYKKPRPDLISLKF from the coding sequence TTGAGTATAAAAGAAAAAATTTTAGAGGGTAGGGAAGATATTGAAAAATTTTTTATAAAAATAATTGGAAGAGAAATATTCGTTCCAGAGCTTGACGTATTCTCTTCAAGATGTGGATGTGTTGGAATAATGATCACCGTCCGAGGGCTTTTTACTGATGATGTGGAGATATTTCAAAAACAACTTGTTAAAAAATTGGAAGATCTTGCTAAAAGCTTTGATATAAATGCAGATTGGATATTTATCAGAACACTGCCCGGAAGTGATGATGTTATAAACATAGGAGTTAGAGAACTCTGCAATCTCTGTAAGGAAGAGTATTCTTATAAAAAACCAAGACCTGATCTTATTAGTTTAAAATTTTAG
- the sepS gene encoding O-phosphoserine--tRNA ligase, with amino-acid sequence MAFDTKKIVKMAEKDFERTWRETKTLIKDKHIDKKYPRIKPIYGKPHPVMETIEKLRQAYLRMGFEEMINPIIVDEIEIYKQFGPEAMAVLDRCFYLAGLPRPDVGLSNEKLEIIKTLGIHIDESKKETLREVLHQYKKGIIDGDDLVFEIAKALNISNEMGLKVLETAFPEFKNLAPKSTSLTLRSHMTSGWFITLSSLLKKRELPLKLFSIDRCFRREQREDKSHLLSYHSASCVVVGEDVNVDDGMVVAEGLLAQFGFTKFKFKPDEKKSKYYTPETQTEVYAFHPKLNEWIEVATFGVYSPIALSKYDIDVPVMNLGLGVERLAMITYNYEDVRAMVYPQFYNYKLTDREIASMIKIDKLPILDELYEFAREIISYCIANKDLESPCSVNIKKDFEFNGEKRTISIDIFEKEPNKKLLGPSILNEVYVYDGNVYGIPQNYEGVKEDYLPILKKAKEEGVSTNITYLDGIIYKLVSKIEEALLSNIDEFKYRVPIVRSLSDINLKIDELALKQIMSENKIIDVRGPVFLNAKINIK; translated from the coding sequence ATGGCATTCGATACTAAAAAAATCGTAAAAATGGCAGAAAAAGATTTTGAAAGAACATGGAGAGAAACAAAAACACTAATAAAAGACAAACACATAGATAAAAAATATCCAAGAATAAAACCAATATATGGAAAGCCACATCCCGTAATGGAAACAATAGAGAAATTGAGGCAAGCATATTTAAGAATGGGATTTGAAGAGATGATAAACCCTATAATTGTTGATGAAATAGAAATCTATAAACAATTTGGGCCTGAGGCAATGGCTGTCTTAGATAGATGCTTTTACTTAGCAGGACTACCAAGGCCAGACGTTGGATTAAGTAATGAAAAACTCGAAATTATAAAAACACTGGGAATCCATATAGATGAAAGTAAAAAAGAGACACTGAGAGAAGTTCTTCATCAATATAAAAAAGGAATTATCGATGGAGATGACCTTGTTTTTGAAATTGCCAAGGCATTAAATATAAGCAACGAAATGGGATTAAAGGTCTTAGAAACTGCATTTCCAGAATTTAAAAACTTAGCTCCAAAGTCAACATCCCTTACGCTGAGAAGCCATATGACCTCTGGCTGGTTTATAACCCTAAGCAGTTTATTAAAGAAGAGAGAACTACCACTTAAACTGTTTTCAATTGATAGATGTTTCAGGAGAGAACAGAGAGAAGATAAGAGCCATTTATTAAGTTATCACTCTGCTTCATGTGTAGTTGTTGGAGAAGATGTTAATGTAGACGATGGAATGGTAGTTGCTGAAGGATTATTAGCCCAATTTGGATTTACAAAATTTAAATTCAAACCAGATGAGAAAAAAAGTAAATATTACACCCCAGAAACTCAAACCGAAGTTTATGCTTTTCATCCAAAATTAAACGAGTGGATAGAGGTAGCAACCTTTGGAGTTTACTCTCCAATAGCCCTTTCCAAGTATGATATTGATGTTCCAGTTATGAATCTTGGGCTGGGAGTAGAGAGGTTGGCAATGATTACATACAACTATGAAGATGTCAGAGCAATGGTCTATCCTCAATTTTATAATTACAAACTAACTGATAGAGAAATTGCAAGCATGATAAAAATCGACAAACTCCCAATATTGGATGAGTTATACGAATTTGCAAGAGAGATTATAAGTTATTGCATAGCAAACAAGGACTTAGAAAGCCCCTGCTCAGTAAACATAAAAAAGGATTTCGAGTTTAATGGAGAGAAAAGGACAATATCTATTGATATATTTGAAAAAGAACCAAATAAAAAACTACTTGGCCCCTCAATATTAAACGAGGTTTACGTTTATGATGGAAATGTATACGGCATTCCACAAAACTATGAAGGAGTTAAAGAGGACTACTTGCCAATATTAAAAAAAGCAAAAGAAGAAGGAGTGTCAACCAATATAACCTATTTGGATGGAATAATTTATAAGTTAGTTTCTAAAATTGAGGAAGCATTACTCTCCAATATAGATGAGTTTAAATATAGAGTTCCAATAGTTAGAAGTTTAAGCGACATAAATTTAAAAATAGACGAATTAGCCCTAAAACAAATAATGAGCGAGAATAAGATCATAGATGTTAGAGGTCCCGTCTTTTTAAATGCAAAAATTAACATAAAATAA
- the csm2 gene encoding type III-A CRISPR-associated protein Csm2 yields the protein MQNNENLSKEIEVILNIKNDNAKTVIDIAEKWAKEFNEIPSSKMRDFYDYVLRIKENEENWYKDLVLLKPKLAYNYGKEPSKFDRRTRQETNKKKIALKLLMDRFSKLIDAINNDKEKFKNFKTFFEALVAYHKIYAKSQ from the coding sequence ATGCAAAATAATGAAAATTTATCAAAAGAAATTGAAGTGATTCTGAATATAAAAAATGACAATGCCAAGACAGTCATAGATATTGCTGAAAAATGGGCAAAAGAATTTAACGAGATCCCATCATCAAAAATGAGGGACTTCTATGACTATGTTTTAAGAATTAAGGAGAATGAAGAAAACTGGTATAAGGATCTTGTCTTATTAAAACCAAAATTAGCTTATAACTACGGAAAAGAACCAAGTAAATTCGATAGAAGAACAAGACAAGAGACAAACAAGAAGAAAATTGCTTTAAAATTGTTAATGGATAGATTTAGCAAGTTAATAGATGCAATAAATAACGATAAAGAGAAATTTAAAAACTTTAAGACATTCTTTGAGGCATTAGTTGCTTATCACAAAATCTACGCAAAATCACAATAA
- the porD gene encoding pyruvate synthase subunit PorD — MVTIAAIIYEPGNSIRNKTGTWRTFKPILDVEKCVKCENCYIFCPEGAIQEDENGNFKIDYDYCKGCLICMNECPVNAITKVREEK; from the coding sequence ATGGTTACCATTGCTGCGATAATATACGAGCCGGGAAATTCAATAAGGAACAAGACAGGAACCTGGAGAACTTTTAAGCCAATATTAGATGTTGAAAAATGTGTAAAATGTGAAAATTGCTATATTTTCTGCCCGGAAGGGGCTATTCAAGAAGATGAAAATGGAAACTTCAAAATAGATTACGACTACTGCAAAGGTTGCCTTATATGTATGAATGAATGTCCTGTAAATGCAATAACCAAAGTTAGAGAAGAAAAATAA
- the csx1 gene encoding CRISPR-associated CARF protein Csx1, translated as MQKILIAPWGNFSSWKEVIYLFDGIEKESESSLSAIYESIKPDKVYILVLDTLSKLESENYDEIVKEVKEKTEDFIKDKLKIDNFEVIVCPGVGTFFDRDTNRTYKFLGNLTDYYSFALYELSKRLDGDLEVHLDLTHGLNYMPVLTYRVIRDLLEALSIKNKVRLVVYNSDPYVGREKEKLSIHIVEDEIVKPYYDFKGINVEFLRTVGFIDKKESGNLKKEINMNPKIKELKAIKQNINVFIASIVYALPLMYSTFYIKNEKIKPYLDEIVNIFQSKIKINCDDKIITRPLFLTENFNSLVMAWFISKVCELEEHIKEELSIEEIEELADTIFRENKYVQFVKREMNSIRNIANILVNEYGIEELEKLHKKWVPIYKFRVDKEEKFKFDNFLAHGGFEKSITQIFISDYTIEKEVIEKDGKIKEKLKVKLSKKETRLRYNPEYIIEENGIKKFIFNYTNKKGELEKIDIFKELEKELLNKK; from the coding sequence ATGCAAAAGATATTAATTGCTCCATGGGGAAATTTTTCAAGTTGGAAGGAAGTTATCTACTTATTTGATGGGATTGAAAAAGAGTCGGAAAGTTCTTTGTCTGCTATTTATGAGAGTATAAAACCAGATAAAGTTTATATATTGGTTTTAGACACCCTATCGAAATTAGAATCAGAGAATTATGATGAAATTGTAAAAGAAGTTAAAGAGAAAACAGAAGATTTTATAAAAGATAAATTAAAAATAGATAACTTCGAAGTAATCGTGTGTCCAGGAGTCGGAACATTTTTTGATAGAGATACAAATAGAACATACAAATTTTTAGGTAATTTAACTGATTATTATTCTTTTGCTCTTTATGAATTGTCTAAAAGATTGGATGGAGATTTGGAAGTGCATTTGGACTTAACACATGGATTAAACTACATGCCTGTTTTAACTTATAGGGTAATAAGAGATCTATTAGAGGCATTATCAATAAAAAATAAGGTTAGATTAGTTGTTTACAACTCCGATCCTTATGTTGGACGGGAAAAAGAGAAACTATCAATCCATATTGTTGAAGATGAAATTGTAAAACCCTATTATGATTTTAAAGGTATAAATGTAGAGTTTTTAAGGACAGTTGGGTTTATAGACAAAAAAGAGAGTGGAAATCTTAAAAAAGAAATAAATATGAATCCAAAAATAAAAGAATTAAAAGCAATTAAGCAAAATATTAACGTTTTTATTGCTTCAATTGTTTATGCCCTCCCATTAATGTATTCAACATTTTATATAAAAAATGAGAAGATTAAGCCATATTTAGATGAGATCGTTAACATATTCCAATCAAAGATCAAAATAAATTGCGATGATAAAATCATAACACGGCCTCTATTCCTTACTGAGAATTTTAATTCACTTGTTATGGCTTGGTTTATTTCAAAAGTTTGTGAACTTGAAGAGCACATAAAAGAAGAACTTAGTATAGAAGAAATAGAGGAGTTAGCAGATACAATATTTAGAGAAAATAAATATGTTCAATTCGTCAAAAGAGAGATGAATTCAATCAGAAACATAGCAAATATTCTTGTAAATGAATACGGAATTGAAGAACTCGAAAAACTCCATAAAAAATGGGTTCCAATTTATAAATTTAGAGTGGATAAAGAAGAAAAGTTTAAATTTGATAATTTCTTGGCACATGGGGGATTTGAAAAAAGCATAACTCAGATTTTTATTTCGGACTATACTATTGAAAAGGAGGTCATAGAGAAAGATGGCAAAATAAAAGAAAAATTAAAAGTAAAGTTATCTAAAAAAGAGACACGTCTAAGATATAATCCCGAATATATTATCGAAGAAAATGGCATAAAAAAATTTATATTCAACTACACAAATAAAAAAGGAGAATTAGAGAAAATAGACATATTTAAAGAACTTGAAAAAGAATTATTAAACAAGAAATAA
- the csm5 gene encoding type III-A CRISPR-associated RAMP protein Csm5, which yields MEVKCTLKSPIFIGCGEEYSQLDYFIDKDNKIANIVDLEKAISDLDDLKKVDEISRLIIQNTVNTKVDVDAKKVLEGIGLNPEDYVIKKIKCEIKSTSKTRVKKFISQNNSYYIPGSSIKGAIRTAYIFNYYDRNFDKLVNILKGKGNKGKKVVEDSIGKIHEDFFKYLKISDSLDLDGEFRFIHTRRWSVKRDGRPKVPTDIEGMVKGTFLIDIKIEDEFFKNINKKLKTNYNPKDDEEKFNILKDLCNSMAKTVVEFELEREKRNKNRLYVEMFYQQLLNEINNNNALYLNLGFGGGFLNKTIYPLLWKHDKNNRNFNWIREIFINLAGNPKLRKAWEKARTYLDFPTTRTFYSTYSPKDGKVIPQKPLGWIKIEMVE from the coding sequence ATGGAAGTTAAATGCACACTAAAAAGTCCCATATTTATCGGTTGCGGGGAGGAATATAGCCAATTAGATTATTTTATAGACAAAGATAATAAAATAGCCAACATAGTTGATTTAGAAAAGGCGATTTCTGACTTAGATGATTTGAAAAAAGTCGATGAAATTTCTCGATTAATCATACAGAACACCGTAAATACGAAAGTCGATGTAGATGCTAAAAAGGTTTTGGAAGGAATAGGTTTAAACCCGGAAGATTACGTTATTAAAAAAATAAAATGTGAGATAAAGAGTACAAGTAAAACAAGAGTTAAAAAATTTATAAGCCAAAATAACTCCTACTACATTCCTGGAAGTTCAATAAAAGGGGCAATAAGAACTGCTTATATATTCAATTATTATGATAGAAACTTTGATAAATTAGTAAATATATTAAAAGGAAAAGGAAATAAAGGAAAAAAAGTTGTAGAGGACTCAATAGGAAAAATTCATGAAGATTTCTTCAAATATCTTAAAATCTCAGATAGTTTGGATTTAGATGGAGAATTTAGATTCATACATACAAGAAGATGGAGTGTTAAAAGAGATGGCCGTCCAAAAGTTCCCACAGACATTGAAGGAATGGTAAAAGGGACATTTTTAATAGATATAAAAATTGAAGATGAATTTTTCAAAAATATCAATAAAAAATTAAAGACAAATTATAATCCAAAAGATGATGAAGAGAAATTCAATATCTTAAAAGATCTCTGCAATTCTATGGCTAAAACAGTTGTTGAGTTTGAGTTAGAAAGAGAAAAACGAAACAAAAATAGGTTATATGTGGAGATGTTTTATCAACAACTTTTGAATGAGATAAACAATAACAACGCGTTATACTTAAACTTAGGATTCGGAGGGGGCTTTTTAAATAAAACTATCTATCCTTTACTTTGGAAGCATGACAAAAACAACAGAAACTTCAATTGGATTAGAGAAATATTCATCAACTTAGCAGGTAATCCCAAATTAAGGAAGGCCTGGGAGAAAGCAAGAACTTATTTGGACTTTCCAACTACACGAACATTCTACTCTACATATTCTCCAAAAGATGGAAAAGTTATTCCCCAAAAGCCATTAGGTTGGATTAAAATAGAGATGGTGGAATAA
- a CDS encoding ACT domain-containing protein, giving the protein MEKIIVSVMGMDKTGIVAGISKVLAENNANILDISQTIMDNVFAMIMLVDISNANVDFATLKKELEHVGENLGVQVIVQHEDIFKYMHRI; this is encoded by the coding sequence ATGGAAAAAATCATAGTTTCAGTCATGGGAATGGATAAAACAGGAATTGTTGCTGGAATCTCGAAAGTTTTAGCTGAGAACAATGCAAATATATTAGATATAAGTCAGACAATAATGGATAATGTTTTTGCAATGATCATGTTAGTGGATATTTCAAACGCCAATGTTGACTTTGCCACATTAAAAAAAGAATTGGAACATGTAGGAGAAAATCTCGGCGTCCAAGTTATTGTTCAGCATGAAGACATCTTTAAATATATGCATAGAATTTAA
- the porA gene encoding pyruvate synthase subunit PorA: MCEVKVITGTSAAAEAAKLADVDVIAAYPITPQTTCVEKLAEFVANGELDAEYIKVESEHSAMSACIGAAATGARTFTATASQGLALMHEMLFIASGMRLPIVMMVANRALSAPINIWNDHQDSIAERDTGWIQIYAEDNQETLDSIIQAYKIAENENVLLPVMVCLDGFILTHTVEPVIIPKAERVRDFLGVYEPKHAYLDPDRPITQGPVGVPDCYMETRKQLEDAIERSKRVIKDVNAEFAELFNRKYGNGLVEAYNLDNADTVLVAMGTVCGTIKYVIDQLKKEGKNVGLLRIRTFRPFPKEDIKDLLKEVDNIAVLDKNVSFGFNKGALGIEMSSILKNKKVCNYIVGLGGRDIKIEDIKKIISHVEKAEDDETMWIGLKE; encoded by the coding sequence ATGTGTGAAGTTAAGGTCATCACAGGAACTTCCGCAGCTGCCGAAGCTGCAAAATTGGCAGATGTCGATGTCATTGCAGCGTATCCTATAACTCCACAAACAACGTGTGTTGAAAAATTGGCTGAGTTTGTAGCCAATGGCGAGTTAGATGCCGAATACATAAAGGTTGAAAGTGAACATTCAGCAATGTCTGCCTGTATTGGAGCTGCTGCAACAGGAGCAAGGACATTTACAGCAACTGCTTCACAAGGTTTAGCTTTAATGCATGAAATGCTGTTTATAGCTTCAGGAATGCGACTACCAATAGTTATGATGGTTGCTAACAGGGCTTTATCAGCTCCTATAAACATATGGAATGATCATCAGGATTCAATAGCTGAGAGAGATACTGGATGGATCCAAATATATGCAGAGGATAATCAAGAAACACTCGATAGTATAATTCAGGCCTACAAAATAGCTGAAAATGAAAATGTTTTACTTCCGGTTATGGTCTGTTTAGATGGTTTCATATTAACCCACACAGTTGAACCAGTTATAATTCCAAAAGCAGAGAGAGTTAGGGATTTCTTAGGTGTTTACGAGCCAAAGCATGCATATTTAGATCCAGATCGGCCAATAACTCAAGGGCCTGTAGGAGTGCCAGATTGTTATATGGAGACGAGAAAACAGTTAGAGGATGCAATAGAAAGATCTAAAAGAGTTATTAAAGATGTAAATGCAGAATTCGCAGAATTGTTTAACAGAAAGTATGGAAACGGATTGGTTGAAGCATACAATTTGGATAATGCAGATACTGTTTTGGTGGCAATGGGAACCGTCTGTGGAACTATAAAGTATGTCATTGATCAACTCAAAAAAGAAGGGAAAAATGTTGGACTATTGAGAATAAGAACATTCAGACCATTTCCAAAAGAAGATATAAAGGATCTGTTAAAAGAAGTAGATAACATTGCAGTTTTAGATAAAAACGTATCATTTGGATTTAATAAAGGAGCGTTAGGAATAGAGATGTCATCAATTTTAAAGAATAAAAAAGTTTGTAATTATATTGTTGGTTTGGGAGGAAGGGACATAAAAATAGAAGATATAAAGAAAATAATCAGCCATGTTGAAAAAGCAGAGGACGATGAAACAATGTGGATAGGATTAAAGGAATAA